The Amaranthus tricolor cultivar Red isolate AtriRed21 chromosome 2, ASM2621246v1, whole genome shotgun sequence genome contains the following window.
AaccttttagtttttcaagcttcatggtattttagggtttattcaagcttcaacctttgaacatatgttgtgtatgagtttgtttttgtgtataagtatgaattttaaagtacAAGTTTACAATTTGAATGTTGCGTATAACTTGGAattttatgtataaatatatttttgtgtaatataagtatgaattttaacgtATAACTTTATAAGTTCGAATGTTGTGTAAAATGTCATTGTATATAAGTTatgtaagtataagtttataacttggaatgttatgtatattaatttttttttctttttttttttttgtgtattgtaagtatgaatttcaaagtataattttataacttgaatgttgtgtataatttgAAATGTTGTATATAAATAAGGTTGTAAGTATACGTTTATAACTCAAAATGTCATTGTGTATAAGTTatgtaagtataagtttataacttgaaatgttgtgtatataagtttatttttgtgtattataaatatgaatttcaaagtataagtttataacttgaaatgttgtgtgtataagtttgtttttgtgtatataaatatgaagacgtataagtatgaattttagcGTTTAAGGCAATgtataacttgaaatgttgtgtataaCTTGGATTGTTGTGTATAACTCATTTGCGTTTTGTAAGTAATTTATCCTCTTTCCCAAGAATGTTTTTAAATATTCATGATATATATCATAATTGTTTGTGCTATGTGAATCTAAGTTTGTAATTCgaagtttatttttattatggattaaatcatgggttgtgcttttatggattgtttttgttatgtgaATCTCATTTGGAACGTTAGTAATTTTACTAGTTGATGGATATATGATATAAGTAAGAGTTATAGTATGTAGGTTGGGTAGGTAGGAACCATGTGACAAAGTTTGATGAGAAACAAAACACAAATGGTCTTCAATTGAGATGAATGGGATGAAAATACCCTACGCTAAACACTGATCCTCTACCTTCCCTTTTGTAATCTCTGCCTCTCGATTACTTTTTTGCGTAAATAGTCAATCCCCAAAATGCTAATgccttttccttttatttatttatttattttatagcccattaattaattagaagcccatattaaaaatattacatgGAATCTTCCTCCAAGTAGGAGGGAATAACCCAACAAATCTCCTTATCACTCCATTTTGGGGTATGACAATCCTCGCTTTCAAACGGCACACCTCTAACTTGTCCAATGGCAAGATCTTAGTTAACATATCCAATCCATTCATGAGTACTAATCTTCACATCCTTAAAAAAGTTTTCTTCTTTCTGATCTCTAATCCAATGATGCCtcctttatatatttttgtttgacCATGATAGGTAGCATTGTTGGCGAGGTGAATGGCACTCTCCACTCCCCAAGGAAGTCCCTCATCCACACTAACTCTTTACTAGCCTCAATAACTGCCACATACTTTGACTAAGTAGTCGATAGAGAAACacatatttataattttgactGCCAAGAAACAACTCCCCCTATAAATGTCATCAAGTAACCAAAAGTATACTTACTAGAATCAATATCACCTGACATATTAGCATCTGTGCAACCATCTAACACATACTTTTTAGAACCATAAAACATAAACTAACTCTAGAAGTACCCCTGACCTAACCTAGAATCCATTTAACTACTGCCCAATGCTTCTTTCCAAGATTAGACATGAACCTACTAACTACCGCAACAGCATGAGCTATATTTGGCTTAGTACTTACCATGATATACATCAAAGAACCTACATCAGATGAGTAAGGaacatttttcatcgttttcTTATCGTCATCAATTGTAGGAGACTACTCGAAACTTAATTTCCTATGCATTAATAGTGGAGAACTCACAGGCTTAGCATGGTTCATGTTGAACATTTGCAATACCTTCTCAATGTAATGCTCTTGTGATATgcacaatttcttatttttcccaTCACGAGAAATAAACATGCCTAGAATTTGCTTTGCAAGGCCAAGGTCTCATAGCAAAGGACTTGCTCAAACAAGCCTTCAAGTTGGCAATCTTATTGAAATCATGATCAACAATCAATATGTCATTAACATATAACAAGAGAATGAGAAAATCACCATCAGAAAAATTCTTGACAAACACGCAATGATCAACATGTGTCTTGTGGAAGTCATTATCAACCTTGGATGACTCAAACTTCTTGTACCATTGTCGAGATGCCTGCTTAAGACCATACAAACTCTTCTTTTTGCGACCCACAAGTTTCTCCTTTCCATTGACCTCAAAACCTTCAGGTTGCTCCATGTCCTTTGAATCATCATTGAGGAAAGAAGTCTTTACTTCAAGTTGCTCAATATCCAAATTTTTTCTGGCAGCAAAACCAAGTACAACTCAGATTGAAGACATCTTCATCACTAGAGagcaaatatcatcaaaatcaacCCCCTTCTTCTGCTCATAGCCTCATACAACGATCTTATTCTTGAACCTAGGTGGTTGACCGTCTTCTTCATGCTTCAACTTATACAACCACTTATTCTTAAGCGCTCTTTTGCCTTCAGGCAACTTTTTAAACCATAAGTGTAATTCTCATGGCATTCTACCACTCCTTATTAGTCGCATGTAATATATCCTCCTAAAAATCTTATAGCTCTCTGCCATCAGTTATTAACAAAAACTCTATAGTTGGATACCTCATAGAAGAATGTGGTCCTCTAGTAGATCTTATTACATCATGAAGCCGTGGTAGTGGTTTAAAAACTGGTAGCTCAATCACATGTTGCTCATCATGATCATCATAAGCAAAATTGTCATCATCATGTTAAATATCTCCCCCTTTCAACTCTAGGGGTCATCTTCGGTAAGAATGGATCACAAGTCACTAGAGTAGGAAAGGATGTTTGTTGCTTTAGCTTTTCAATATCTTCGATAGTTGATATTCAAAGAATAGAACATCTCTGCTTCAGACAACTTTCCTATGAGCTGGATCCCAAAACTTGTACCCAAAACCATCTTCAAATTACCCTAAAAATATGCACTACTTGTCTTCTTATCTAACTTCGACATCTTATCTCTAGGAATGTGAACAAAAGAACGACATCTAAATACCCTCAAGTGCTTGTAGGAGATATCTTTCTCGATCTATATTTTCTGaggaacatcaccatcaagaggATTTGAAGGTGAAAGGTTAATCAACTGCACAACTGTAACCAATGCCTCTGCCCAGAAAGACTTAAGATAACTTTGCATGAGAAAGTATACATTAGATTACAACGCCGTTCAACAGAGGTGTCTTTGGGACTGTTTTCTCAAGCTTAACTCCTTGACTCTTGTAGTAGCTTTCAAATGGGCCTCTGTGCTCACCACCATTATCGACTCTCACAACCTTGAGCTTTCTACTTGTTTCTCGCTCAACTCTAGCCTGAAACTCCTTGAAAGTAGAAAGAACCTAATATTAGGTTTTCGAAACAGTAACCCAcacttttctttaataatcatcaataaaagaaataaagtaaaaaacacCACTATAGGATTTAACATCTAAAGACATACATTAGTGTGAATAAGATCAAGAGGATACTTTCTACTAGCTAGATAGAGGGCGAGATAAAAGGCAATCCTATGTTGTTTACCAGCTAAACAATCAACACAAGATTTAAGAGACATATATGAGACATCAAGGAGATATTGGTTCTTAGAGAGCATTTGCTTACCTTTCTCACTCATATGGCCAAGTCTATTATGCCATAACTCACAAGAGCAATCATCTGCAAGATTTACCTCACTCGCACAAACCTTAGCTTGCATCATATAAAGTAAATCTTTCTTTTCACCTCGGGCCACCTTAAGATTTCCCTTATAGTACTTTCACGTAGCATCACTGAAGTGGTTGAAGTAACCCTCTTCTTCAAGCCTACCCATAGAAATGTGATTCAATTTTGATAACGGGAACATGTATGATATTTCTCAAAACCAGCTTGCAACAAGTTGAACTCTCCAAGCAAATAGTGCCCTTGCCAACGACCTTAAATGACCCATAATTTCCCATTCTAACACTACCAAAATAATGGAAGAGAAGTAGTGTTGGTGCGGAGAAAGATGATATGTAGCACCCGAATTAATCACCCCAATTTTAGTCAACACAAGCCACATTCAAGCACTCTGTATCACCAAATGAAGAGAAAAACATCATCACTAAACGCTAGAGCTGTAGTATTAGTCTCTTCAGACTTCAACTCAAAGGATTCACCTTTTCTTTCATTTGACTTGTTTGTTTTCATATTTCTGTAGAATATTTTAATATGACTTGCCTTATCTCTGTAATGACAAATAATTCACTATTGGATTTAGATTTTTCCATGGAATTGTCACTACCCAAGAGAGCTCGACTTTTGCTTCTCCCGCTATTGGACTCTTGTGCTATATAATTAGCTTCAATATGATTGGAGGAACCTATCTCATttcttctagtctcttcattcaATAAACAAGATTTGGCACTATCTATTTTTAATATACCATCAGGAGCAGAATTGCTAAGTGATACAAATAATGTGTGCGAACTCTCTAGTAATGAGCAAAGTAGAAATAATGCCTGCAACTCATCATCTAAGGACATTTCCACTGCAAACAACTGATTAATCAAacatgaaattcattcaaatgtaCTACATTTCTATTACCATCATGAAATTCTAACTTGACCAACTTACTCATCAATGAGCCTTTACTTTGGGCATTCTGCTTTTCACACATAGCCTTAAATTTCTTCCATAATTCATACGCATTCGAGTCATTGCCAATATGTAGGAGCACACTAATAGCAACAAATTGTTAAATAGTTCCTATCGCTTTTcgattcaaaattttcaatttactttcaTCTTGATCAGTGGGCAGACTTATTTAAGATTGAATAATTGATTTAAGATAGATAACATAAACACTTATAGATGTGTTTGTCTAATACTTGTAAAATTGTTTACTATAATTCCATTCTATAGAGAATATGTTGAATCTATATtataaagaaattcaaaatttaagttaaataaataaataattaaaggaAATGCATAGTTTATTTATAAGTATTATTTTATCTAGAAGCATTTGTAGTATATTGTTGACTAAATGTAAATGATTAAAAGAAACATTGAATCAAAAACTAAGAACTATTAATTGTTTGAGATAAAGGGTATTGGGTAAATACAATGtgtgagaaaataaattaaatactaaagaGTTGATTATAAAGAGAATAAAATCAAGTACGGATTGATatcattaaaaaattgaattcaaTTATGAATATGTAACTCAAATGAATATTGTTCTTATGCCTTAATTAAAAGACATAAACGTATGTACAAAAGTACATAAAGCAAAGAATTTCGCAAAAGACATTATGAAAAGTCTGGCTTCAATGCCTTAAGGGAATGctaattttttacaataatcaTGACTTGCACAGTGAGAAAAGCTTAGTGGAATCAAATGTGTCGGTCCACCTATGTGGGGAAAAATGCAAGCAACACCCAACCAAAATGTATCAATCCAGGGCGGTGGTGTTCTTAATAACTCTAGGTGTGAGTGTTTGTCTAATTATTTTCCCCAGACGACATGCATATATGCCGAGTTTGGCCTGGTATGCTTGCAAGCGCTAAAATATTAAGGTCATGAGACCTTTACAACTGAGTAGTCGGTTGTGAGAAGAATTAAGCTATTAGTAAGACACCAATCAACCTCCTAGGACttgtaataaaaacaataaaattgaatgaaggaaataattaaattaaagtaattactAAAACTAAGCTGCATTAAATGTGTATTTAACATAAGTTGACTTTGTGGTTTTGTTCTTTAATTCTGgtagtgaaaaaaaatattgtgatCAAGAAAGTTAGCGATAACTAAAAGCACAAGGATCTGCAATCAAAAAAGTTAAGCTAATccaaatttatatataactGTAAGTTATGTACAACAATTCACAGTGCAAGGTAATATGGGCTTTAAGTGTTGTCGTTTGTGCAAATAGCtagttattttgaaattttggttTGCATTTACTGGggactatttaaaaaaaaaaaaaaaattttagactATTCGATCTACAAACGAAATTTTGTTGGATTTTCTGCAGTAAATTTATGTCTTTAAAAAGTTttcaaattctatttttaatgtaatttaatatattttcaactaatacaatattaaaattctttaatAGGCGTTTAGTGGATAATATAGTCAGTAGAGTAATTGACTATATTATCAATATAGCAGTCGATATAAGTATTAAGATTTCGCATTAGttataattaatcttatttaagTTGTTGGTTAATTACAGactattatagtttttttttattaaatcatCCGTCAATTGATTTACTATAGTATAAAAACAtgtttcatttaaaaataaattcaataatatTTTGGTAAGATCATCAAAGTTCCCAAGGTTGTTTGTTTTACCATTACCTCGATAGGAACGCTGGATTCTTCAGTATACTTGTTGGCCATCAAACATATTTTTCTTTCTCATCAATTTGAGATTAAACTGTAGATTCATCGAAAGAGTTTGAGTTACTATAGAAGGTGATCATTGCtttctttttatcattgaaTCTTTGTTTTTTCTTAGGAAATCTTTGATGagatgatcaatgatccatattcATAATAGGTGTATAAACCTTTCGTTGCTGAGAGGTTGCTTTAGTTGTTTTTGGAGGATTTTGAGTTAtccttctttttattttagaacTTGGGTTTGTTTTTATACAGAACTTGACAAGCTTTCTCATGATAAAGGAGAtactttcttcatcgttagATTCTTTTTCTTCCTTTATATGTTGTAGTTTTCTTGGCATTAAGTGCCATGTTAGGATATGAGAAAGTAATTTTATCGACTTCATTGATGAGAAGTTCACAAGTAATAAGCTTTCCAATAAAATCGTCATAAGTTAGTGCGAAGGTCTTGAACTTCTTTTATGGTATGTCATTATAAGACCGCATTTGTCTCTTGGtactcattgaagaattaatctGACTTTTTGTTTGTTAGTGTTTTTCCAAATGAGTTCAGGTTGTTGATGATCATTATAAAGCGGTCGGACATTTTCTTGATAGTTTCATTTTAATTCGTTTAGAATAATTCAtacttacaaataaaaatacttatCTTCATCTCTTTTACTTCTCTTATAACTTCATATGTACCTTTATAGGTGACAAATAATTTGTCTTATCTTTCTTATGTCATATTGCATAACGATATACGATTGTATACTGGAGGGCTGAAAGAATAGTAAAGATGATCTATTGCACTATAATTTTTGGATACATGTTTAAGGTTTGTTCGAGAAAACTCGAATTTATCTTTAGTTATGCTAACCTCTTCTAtgtttttctcatttaaatGAAAGAGCCTTGCTTGGCGATGATCCATAAATTGAACCCCTACTTCCATTTTGTGTTACTTGGAGATAACTAGGGACAATTTGAATCGAGATAGAAATAGACAAGTGTGAACAATAGCATAACATTTGAAACCTTTTCCTTTAATACATTtacattcatcattcattttcatATCACCTCATTCACCTGAGAGATACGATACTATTCTCTCACCATATTACCCATTTGATACTCTAGCTTTTAGTCAGGttattttggtatgttttgatTGATTACTGTTAGCACTCCTGGATCATAGTATTTATACATATCATGTTTCTCATTACCACTTGCATATATACCTTGGTGATGATGCTCTTATATTATAGCCACTTTTGTTTCATTTTGGCGTTGTTCATATGTTTTGGCCATATTGTTGCTTGGGTCAACCAACAATAACCCAAGCATTGATGTACATGTTTTATTCcttattatcataaaaaaagggagaaaaaaatggggggagaaaaagaaaaaaaacaaataggaaAATGTTGATTCTACAAAAATGATAGTTTATTTAGGAGTTATAAGTTGTATCACATTTTTGGATTGTGGTTTGTTTGGTTGTTGGCTTGCTAGCTAGATTATCTTCTACCATATTTCATTCAGTATCCCTTTCACGACACTTTTAGCCATCCAATTTCACCACTACATTAATTGTTTGCTTCCATCCATCCCATTTTACATTGGTTCATTGTTGTTGCTTGGTTTCCTTAGACTTTTTGATTTTTCGAAGCTTGATTCATAAGATCCCTTGTTACTTACAGACTCACATCACTTGAGTATAGGAATGAGTGATGAGTGTTTATACTTAAACACATGAGTGTGGTGGACAAATTGGGAATTCACAACCTAGAGTGAGGTTTGCGCATCTCTTTGAGTCCGGTTTGGGAGCTTTTAGCTCATTATTAGTTGCGTGCTCACATTGTAATCCCTTTTAGGAATGATTTAATGAAGTTGCAATTTATTTCAAGTCCTTGGAATTGAGAACCAATATCTTGTTATCTTTGCTTTTACCTCTCTAGTTTTATGGTCATGTTTTCTCATTGCATCTCAAATTTTGGTGTTATTTTGTTTAGGGACATGCAAaggtttggcttgggggagttTGATACACGCGCTTATCGCACAATTATTGCCCCAGTCTTAACTGATTTTAACCCTTTTTTATGTATATCTTACTCAACTTAGGCCTACTATGCTCAATTTCTATGATTTACACTTGTAGTATAGTTGTTTAATTGATTTCAGGAGTTTTTAGCCATTTTTTTAGGAAGTTTTAGTATGTTCGGGCACTAAAAGAATCTCGATAATCGAGACCCGAGCCTTCggaattaaaacataatattcaACGGCAAATTAATGAAGGAGTCGGGCTTGGTTGACTGAGGCTCGACCGCGTAGCATTACATTTTCAAAGGggaaaaacatttaaaaaaaatcaacagaAAATTTTGGCCCTGACTGAACCAGTCGACCGGTTGACAGGCAGTAGTCGTGTCGAATGGTTTACGCTTGCAAGCTACTATTCATTTTTTGCCCATGAATTCTTGCCTCAAGTTTCCTCTAATCTCTTCCCTTACGTGCTTCAGCCTTCTAACTCCTATGCATCTAATTCTAATTATTGGGGAGGTTGCTTGCTTGACCATCCCTACAATCATCATGAAGACAAGTGGGTGAGCTCTAGATTTTGGCTATAAATACCCTAAGGTTCTCAAAGGAAGACACACCCATCAGCTCACAAGCTGAACCAACTCTGATTCTCTCTTCTTCCTTAGCATATTCATCCTTTAGTGTGTTTAAAGTAGCTCTTTAATCTAGAAACTTTTCTTAACCTTCACTTAAACATTTCCTTTAGTATTTTAGTTCTTAATTTCAAGCTTTGAGTTGTAATTTAGTTGATAAACACTAGTAGCAAGAAGTTGTTTTCGTTTGGTAATCAATTAAAGTGCTTAGATATTGCAGAATTTTGTGGGTTTACGTTTACAACTTAATGTGGAGTATTTCTATCATTTGAACATTGAAGCTCTTCTTCTCATTATTGTGATTCCCAACCCCTCCATGGTTGAGAGTAGTAAGTTATTCTAAGCTCATACTTCTTTTAGTTTATTGATCATATAGGCTATTATAGTCTATGTGTTTTGTTCCATAAACATGTATGACTAGTCCACTTTCTAGAGTTTGGGGATGTGTAACATATTGATTTGCTTATGGGGAAAATGGGTTGAGTATAATTATGTACACGAATGAATATGTGAGTTCCATGGAAATGAATCAAAAGTCCATTTCGATCTCCATTCATAGATAATTTATATTGATTGAATGTATTGAACACTTGTGAAGCATGATTTCATGCTAATAATAAGTAGGCCATAAGCTAACTTTATTAGGACTCCTTTGAGATCTAGTCAGTCCTTATGATGATGAACCATGCCTATCTTGTATAATTGCTTCTTGTTCAACAAAAATTGGAAGTCATAAGCTTATATCAGAAAGTTAGTAGTATGGTCGAGTTCTACGCCCAGAAGCCGAATCTCCTAAACCATATTAATAACTATATAGTTCCTATGCCCAAAAGTTGCGGAGCTAAAATCGAAAGACTTTTCTCATCgtaaaaattgattaaaatcatattttcaaCCCACCCCTTTAGTAAATCAAGAAGTTAACTCCCCAAGCTCTAGtctttatctttattattagaaatttgaaacataattatttttatatataacttatcaaacaaaaaactaaaaatatcgTTATCATAAAATTCTACTTGTCACATAAGCATTTCCCTGTGAATCGACCCCTTACTTACCATTAATGCTAGTCATTAGAGTTAACTAAGGTTTATATGTTTTATTGCATAAAGCAGACTTAGTAAATCATCAACAACCTATGACTCCGAACCTCTATCAATTTGGCGCCGTTGCAGGGGAATGAGTGTCAAAATTAGTTTTATCACTATTTGTTAAATATTGTGGATATTGGGAATACTTGCACTTTAATTTGTCATATTCAGTGCTAATAATCTCTTTCTAGTGGTGGTTGTATAAGCTTAAACCGAAGGAGCGAAGAAATTGAAACTTTTATTTCCGAAATAAACCGGTATCTTCGTCATCTTCGCTAAGCCACCCGCCAACCCAACACCATTGAGGAGGGTAATCTTAGTACCCCTCCTAACTAGCCACAATCATCACCATCTAGTAGTGATACAGAAAATGAGCTAAACATGGACAATCAACGTCTTTTTAGACAACTTGGTACACCCGGGAATTATGAACCGGAAGGGGGGATTAGACTTCCTACCACAACCACAAACTACCAAATCCATCCATAAATACTAGAACGATTAGGGAAGAAGTGTTTTccgggatgaaaaatgaatgtcCACTTGAGAATTTAGAGAAATTCACTGAACTCTGTGACCTCATGCCAGGTGATGCTAAAAATTTGTACAAATGTCTTAAGCCTGATTCTTTGACTACATGGGGAGAGGTGAAGAAATTATTTCTAGATAGATTCTTCCCATCCGTGAGAACTCAAGATTGGAGATAGAAAATTGCCGGTTTTACTCAAGATGAGAATGAATCTCTAGCAGAGGCATGGAACCGATTCAAGAGAGTGTTGAGGGCATGCCCACACCATGAATACGGGGAAAACCCCCTCAATACTTTTTTTATATGGTCATCTTCCACCAACCAAAGTATTGCTAGATTCTAGTGTTGGAGGGCAATTATGCAAATTCCCTTAAAACCAAGTAGGAGCACAGATTGAAGAAGTACTCAAGAACTCGTTATGGGGCAATCAAGGAAGAGCTAGAGTCAAGGGAATGTATGAAATAAAAACTTCTGAGTGTCTAGAAAGCAAACTTGAAGCATTACTAGATAAGAAATTAGCTCACCTAATTGTTGAAAAGCCTTCAAAAGTATCAACCATTCAAGcttctaatttctcttgtgaAATTTGTGGGGGAACAAACCAAGATACATCTTATTGCAGAGGGTCAAATTCAGAACATGTTGCAGCTTTGAGGTatgaaaatcaaaaccaagCTTCCAATTCTCAAGGAGGTCGTGGTTACTATTAGAATGCAAATCAAGGTAGGTGGAACATCCAAGGTTACAACAATGAACCTTACAAGCACTCGAATGCTAGAAATCAAGGTCCGTCAAACTTCAATCAAGGGCCTAAGGGGGGTCATGTTCCGTTCCCAAAGGAACAAGCTCCTGCCTGGAATATGGATTTCCAAAACCAAATCCTATCTCAACTACAGAATATAACCCAAAGCAATCAAGCCCTCACCCAGTTAAGCAATGCTCTAACCCAACAAATATCATAAATGCAAGCTCATCTCAAGGTGGTGGATAACCAACTAGCCTAGCTAGCAAACCCCCCTCCACAACCCTTATTTTTAGGAAATCCCCAACAAAACCCGATCAACCAAACACCTCCGTACACCACAAAGGCTATTCATTTGAGATCTGAGACTTCCTATAAAGAACTTGAGATGCCAAGGGAAGATGAACACAACAGTCAAGAAGAAGGTGAGAAGGAAAATGAGAGTGATAAAAGTGAGATTGATGGTGAGAAAGAAAAGattaagaagaaaaatgaaACTGGTGATGAGAATGAgattgaagaaaaagaaaaagatgaaaaaaatgaaaaaagagagaaaaagaaaacacAGAAGAATAAAGAAGAAGGGTTATTGAGAGAACCCGAAAGAGTGTATGTGCCCCCGATTCCTTTTCCATACCGGAGGGTAGAAAAACAACTTGATGTTCATTTCAAGACGTTTATTGAAAAGCTGAGTCGGATGGAAATGCAGATCCCGTTCCTTGAAGCCATGGAGTAGATGCCCAAATATGCAAAGTTTCTCAAAGACCTCCTTTCAAACAAAAGGAAGTTAGAGGAGGAAGTGATCAACTTCCCTCACCAACTTAGTAAGATCGTTCAGGATAATCTACTAAGGAAAGAAAGAGATTCAGGGCCATTCAACCTACCAGTGAAGTTGGGTCATCTCGAACCAAAGGGGGCTCTTGCGGATCTTGGGGCTTCTTTCAGTCTTATGCCTTTATCCATTTCTTAGAGGCTTGTGTTTTATCTACAACCCTTTTGGAAAACAATCCAACTTGCAGATTGCAACATTAAGGTGCTATATGGAGAGTTAGAAGACATTCCGATACAAGTTTGGCATTTGGTGGTGCCATGTGATTTCGTTGTTATGGATATGGAAGAGGATCCCTACACGTCTCTCATACTTGGAAAAGCAACCCTGAAAACCCTTAATGCTCTCATTAACTACAAGGATGACACCATCACAGTGGAGGTAGCAAAGGAGGTGATTGATAGTGAGGCGGCGTCTTTAGTAAGAGGATTGATGCTAAAATCCCCTCGAGGAGGTCTTGTGGGATAATGGTGAAAGCCTATCTGCGGACGCTATGTTTTTCGAGAAAGAACATGATAGAGCTCATAAGTGTGAGGAAAAAGCTATTTGGGAAAGCATATTTGGAGCGGAAGAAGTGGATTTTGCAATGGAGGAGTGTACCATGCCTCCTCCCAAGGTATCATTAAAACCACTTCCCCCTGATCATAAATATGTAGATGTTGAGCATAACTGTGCGATCATAGtgaatcactagtggaaaaaacctcatttgctac
Protein-coding sequences here:
- the LOC130805662 gene encoding uncharacterized protein LOC130805662, with the translated sequence MPKYAKFLKDLLSNKRKLEEEVINFPHQLSKIVQDNLLRKERDSGPFNLPVKLGHLEPKGALADLGASFNCNIKVLYGELEDIPIQVWHLVVPCDFVVMDMEEDPYTSLILGKATLKTLNALINYKDDTITVEVAKEVIDSEAASLVRGLMLKSPRGGLVG